The genomic region ATAAATGGAACAACTCAAAGCTTACACAACAATCCAAATTTTTATGGCTTCTAAAATTAGAAGGAAAATAACTACATAGAAGTGGTGATTTTGTTATCAATTCTTGCTAAAAAGTGATCACTTTTGTTGAATAGTGGTAGTTTTCTAATCACTCCTATGTCATACATAGAAAAAAGTCTCATAAATTCACTTTTTGACTTCTTGACATCTTCTCATCTTCTATTGGAACTTGCATAAGCATAAATACATGTTATAAATTCATTTTGAGGATTGATATGTGTAGTTAAAGTGAATTTCAAGATAATTCAAATGTCTCAATTGTACAACTAGATTGCATTTAGGTGGATAGAATCAAGTGGATTTGTTAGAGAGATTTTGCAAGTGATCTATGATACGAGATATTGTTGTTTTTGGTTCATTGTGTGCTCAAGAGACTTACGATTGTATTTATAATTGGAAATAGTTGACAAGGGAGTGATTTACATCACTTTTTAGTTGGATTTTTCTCCTAGAATTTGTTTTCTCAAAGGTATATTTCTTATGTCTTCAATTACTATGCTTATTTCTCTCATATTCCTTACAAGTTTAGTTTATGTAATTGCCTAGAAGTGTTTTTCTTGATTCCTTTACttagaatattatgttgatgactatTGTGTGTTCTAAACCATCACAATTTACAAATTAATTGATGTGGAGTCCATCTCAATTTGGGTGTAACAAATTCATCACACAAAATAATTAGGGTTATTATGCCAAAACAAAAAGGTTAATGTGTAAATAATATTCATTTATTTGAAAGGTTCAAGAGAAACCTTGTAAACCAAGACACACATTGAAGTTCGAGGTTACCTTTCTTGAAGCTCTAAGGTTATTGCCTCTCAATGTTTattgatggattttttttttttgaaacaatgaatATCTTGGCACTTTCTCTTTAGAAAAGTtgtccttttatttatttttctttgatgaAGAATATTATGACTAAGATCATTTTTGCAATCTTAGGAGCATAGTTATAAGTGGATACCTCTTTGACAAAAAGCTAAAGATTGAGGGTATGCATTTCACCAAAGTGGCCTTCAACATGAATTTGGCCTCACCACTTACAATGGTGAGAACCTTACACTTAGCAAGACTGGATCCTCAATAAACTCATTTTAAATTATTCAACTTCACTACCAAACCAAAATCCTCTTAACAtgttattcttttgatgaaaaaatTAAGACCTTTAAACTAGTTTGACTACAATTATCTACAATTGAATCCTCCAAACATACACATTGACTTCAGATTGAACTAATTTGGTTATAATTATCTATAAGAGCACCTACATCTCCCCACCCTACAATTATTCAACCATTAACATTGAATGATCTAGTCATTGAAATAAGTGATGCCTAAATAATCTTTCCTTTGGCTTGCCCAAGTAAAATGCCTCCAACAGGGAATAAATTTGTTTTTATACAAATCTAATAGATAATGACCAGTGGATAATTTTCTTTTAAACATCACGTTGTTGAATAAGCAATGATATCCAACACTGATTGGTGGACACTCAAAGAAGAAAAAATTCCATTTTTCCTAGGGtaatagcaatttgataggaaTATTACTTGTCTATCAAAAATTCCTTCATCTTAAGACACCTATTCTACCCAACAAATTCATGGACTGCTAAGTTTTGAGCCTTGTTGTTAAATAATTCTTTGTGGGCAAATGGAGGAATTTTTGTTTTCCCCAATCCTTACAGATTAATCTCTATCTAAGATGAAATTCTTAGGAGTATCATGAAGTCTAAAGATTCTTGCACGAATTTGTGAATTGCTGGCTAGTTTGTTGGGTGTGAAATTGATACTTTTAAAATTTTTTCTCCACTACAACAAGAGTGTATCATGATTGTACTTCAATTGCTCTAATATTTGTTTCAAGTCTATATTGATCACTAAGTCACCTATATTCGAGGATCTGATGAGGATAAAATAATGGGTAGGGCATTAATGTTCAATGTTATCTTCCTACCATCCAAAATAGGTTTTTCCTAAACATTAAATTTCAAAAGGTTTTCTCAACTTAAAAATGTCTTCATTTTGTAAGGCATGGAAGATAGTTGCAAGGTTCAGATTTTGTTCTACAAAAGCTTATTGCTTCCTTGGAAAAATGTCATTTGTTTTCTTCTTGAGGTGCCATTTAGATAGCCTTAGCATATTTTCTTTCAATTCAGCCGACCAAGATTCTTGGACCATTattattatcttttaaattcacatTGCAAAACTACACCATTCTCTAGTTCTCCTTGAGAATCTATAAACAAATCTTTAGTAAAGGGTAGTAATCTTTCAACGAGGTTCATACTTTAGTTTTGAAAGACACGATTCTACTTCATCTTGTGTTCTCACATAATAACATTGTTTCAATTTGTAGTTTTTGTATTATTATAATAGTTTCTTCAAGATATCAAACGTATAGACATAAAACTATAAATCTAAACAATCAACACGTCATAAATGCAACCACATCATTTAAATTATTATAGAAGCaactaaaacaaaacaaaataaggaTTGGTGGCACAAAATTTCTCAACCCCTAAGATACTTATGCATCACTCTACCTCCATTTGTATCTTTTTTACCACATTCTCCTAGAACAAAATCTACTACCATTCTTTTGAGGCGGTCCATTATAAATTTGCAAAAGGGAAAAGAGAGGGAGATCAAACAACAAACCCTAAAGTGATTGACAAAGATGGTTACATGGAAGAGTGAATCACTTAAAATGATCATTTGTAAAGGTCAATTGAATACAATGTGAGGAGGGATGATCAAGGGAATATTCTTTTACTAACAACCATATTATTACTAGAAAAGGATACACAAGAAGTACAACCAAAATAGTACACCATCAAGGAAATGCCCTTAGGAAAACACACTTGACAATTAGATTTGAGTATTTAAGGCACAATGGCTTCACtaattaaaagaaaaaaagaaaaaagaatagaAGGGCCAAAGATGAGTTTAAAGAACAAATAAGAAAATTGGCACCCTACATTCAATATTTTATTAGTTCCATCCTAACTCCAACTTTAGTACTTCTAGGTATAAAAATTCTACAAGCTTCAATTGAATAAAATCAATGTAAGGTCTATAGGTATTGTGTCTTTAGTTTTCTTTCACATTTTTTACCAAATTATATAAATGATTTTGTCCCTTTTATGACATTAGATATTTAATATAATCGTATGGTTATATGACATGTAATGTTTCTTTTATGATTACATTTAAATGTGATATTTAAGCTTCACCATTTCCTAATTGATAAGAAATATTAGTGATAGATTTATACCATTAGATTATCATTGCTAGTCATACTCATTTCAATGATATTCTGTTATTTAATTAATGGTGATTAAATGTTATTTAATCATGTTTTCCTTATATGTCCTAGTTATTTTGATGATTTGAGGATCATTATTATCATGTGATTAAATCATCATTTAATTAATGATGATTAAATGTTATTTAATCATGTTTTTCCTTATATGTCTTAGTTATTTTTGATGATCTGAGGATCATTATTTACTTTTCTTTTTGCCTCCCTTTAGAATGGTAAGGCTTAATGACTTTGACTCAAGCAAGGAATGGCGCATTGCGATAAATATTTCACTTTTGATTGGATATATTAAAAAATTGTTAGTAGCATTTCCAATATTATCAAAACATGAGTAGGAGTATGACATAATAGGATGGATTAAAGTAAATAATATGAAGACAACTCCTAAAATTAAGCTTTTAAGACATGGTTCTTAGGACTCATGGAAAAAGGGTTTGCCCTAACTTATAGGCTTTGGTTTATGTCTTGTTATAAGTTCTTTGTATGGAATTATTCCTTCATTTTCAATTTAAGATCTtgataatatgaaaaatatttaaaatggtTTTATCTACATTTTAAAAGAACTTTCAATATTAAAAAACATGTTTATCAAAAAGCTTCTTTTAGATTTTATGCTGTTAAAAAGTATAAgcaactttcttttttttttttttgacactcCACACATATCTATTTAAAATTAAGTAGGTTTAGACTTGATTAATATTCCATTATTACTAGCCATCATTGTGATGTGCTAAGATTAAACACCATTTGATAATTTCAAATTAAATTGGAGGTCAAATTTAAgatcttaattttttaaaaattgaaaagatATTGCAATGGTATTATTTACTCTCTCTATTATTTATTATTAGAAAGTACAAGCTATTTTATGCACTTTACTCATTTATTTGAAATTAAGTTCAcgtttaattaatattatattattagtgatcattattgtgacatatgattgTCAAATGCTGAATTAGAGGTCAAATTAAGATATACAGGTCCTTTCCCCTATTAGAAAGCTTTTGAAAAGATATTGAAATAGTATTATCTCTAATCTTTAATATTTATTGTTAGAAAGAACAAACTAAGACTAAATTTAAAGATAGTACAATAATATTCTTCCCTCTTTCTATTGTTTATTGTTATAAAATACTATATGTATTTCACACATTTATTTGATGTTGAATAACTAAATTGTCAATTTGTCACAGCTGTAATTCCATTAATTTTGATAAAAAGATTCCAACCTTTTAAAAACCCATCTCTATCTGATTCATAATTCcattaaaaacatttattaaagATAACAAAATATTACATTATTACTGGTCACCATAATAGTATATGAACAAGTACCACCTTAAAAAAGAATCCAAAGATTCCAGGTTAATAAAAAAATTGCTCTCATTCATTCCTGCAAATCAATTAttttatgtcctcaatatcttaGATGCATGCTCTGTGAACCAGACCCAATGTTCTTCTGCTTCATAAACTCATGAAATTTTAGTTGAAATGGGTGGAGATCTTTCAGACTGCTCTCAATGTATAAGAAAGCACATCTATGATTTCCAGTTGAAATCTTATTTCTATGCATAGCTGTACCGATTTAAGATCAGATGAAAACACCCATTATGTCCAAGGGCagcatttctttcttttcttgtgcTTGCTCTGAGAATTGACCATTCCTTTCAGAAGCTTCAATATCTTCACCTGCAAAGTGTCAAAACAATGTGAAATTGCAACATTGATCAAAACTGTTCCTGTCAAACAAGAAAAAGACTACCAAGATCCAACAGTGGCAGAGAAGAGACCATGACAGAAGAGAGGGAAGATGGTTTTTGTGAGATCAGCAGATTTGAGTGGACAGAGCTGGGGAACAGCAGAAGCTTCATCTGAGGGAACAATGGGAAAGTTTTCACAGTTACAAATCCCCATCATGTAGCCATCTGGGTCATGGAAGAAGAGCTGATCAATGCATAAGCCCTCTTCCTCCACAACTTGTTTAACATAATCTATCCCCATATCCCTCAGTCTTTTCTCTATTAGATTGATATCTGAGCACTgccaaagaaaaacaaaatcagaaCAATGAGCAGAGACAAAGAAGAGGGAAAGTAGTTGTCATATGAGCAGAGATTTTTACAAGTACCTGGAAAGAGATGTGGTTATCTTTGGGATTGATCTCATGTTTTTCAAACAGATCAGTATCCCAACCCTCACTCTGCAGCAGGTGTATTCCAAAACCATAGTTATATAACCTGCTTAAAAATAAATCTGTAAGATCAGTTACCTtagattgaaaaaatgaaaaaaaaaattatgagttcAGTGAATCttaatgaaatttgaaatttatgtGCTTTACCAAGCATCCTTGAAGTTAGGAACTGGTCTCTGTACACACTCAAACCCCATCACTTTTTCATAAAATTGCAGAGAAAGTGGAAGAGATTTGCAAACAAGTGAAATGTGATTGAGAGACAGTAAGGGCAGGGGGTGATATTCATCTTTTTGAAACTCCATTGAACGAGATCAATATAACAGATTGCTGGTCTGCAATGGATGAGCAAAATTATATTTATAAGGCAGGTTATGAAAGGAAAtaattcaaagaaattcaaaacaatttgCACAATTACTTTTATGTCACAAGTTATCTGATCTACACAACTTTTACTAGtagtttggaagtaaatgttaaaaATGAAACATCCCAATGAAATGCACAGACAAGAGTATGGTACCCAATATACTAAAAAAAGAAGAAGTCTAGCCTATTAAGCTCTAAATTGTTTTATAATTGAACAACTGAAAACATGACAATACACTTCCAATCTCTAAGTTCTTTCCAGAGATCCAACACTCACATTCAAAGAGGAATCAAGTACACAGGATGATGTAAAAAACCTTCTACCCAATTCCTCCTTTTATAGGTAATAAAGCAACACTGTGAGATAAATTTTTCAAAGTACTATGTCACCAATATTTAATGCCTCAAAGAAAAAAATATTGGATACATCGTATGGCCCAAACATATAACACTTTAACAATATTGAATGCACTTGATATGACCTTAAAAACTGTTAAATGCTTTCACCCAAAAGTTCAATTGACCATATAATCACTGAAACAATGTCCCTAAGAAGATATTGCACAATATAATATTTATGGAAGATATACAACACCACTTCAACATGTCAATATAACTATAGATCAAAGGGAATCTCCAAATATAAAGCAAATTCTTTAAATATTGGTTGAAATTTTGAATGATCACAAGTGTGTTACAGCATACACATTATTGTCtactataatataattataatttaataaaaaaatataaatacgtCAAGACATTCCAAAATAACTACAAGACATGAAACATTATGTTGTAATCATGTAAACaagtatatacatgtatgtatgtattatgtatgtatgtatgtgatggTGAAACTTTCATACACATAGGTCATTAAGTTTGACTCAAAAAGTACACATTTAAATcttaatagcaatatcataatttcaTACACATGTAGATTCCCATGTAGTTTTGGATCCATTTTGAAAGGACTTAATAAATCACATAGCAATAAAATGTGAACTCTTATGAAAAGTTGGGTTCATTTCTTGATCCTTCACTGATTCTCATTTTACACATCATTTGACACATTCAACACCATCTTATCAATATTtgcatatattattatatattcccCATTTATTACACCTACTCTTGCACCCATTCACATACATTCCTTCTCTACCTCATGCTTAACTCTTCCTTATCCCAAGTCAATCATATGGTAAGCAAGAGCAATCCTACACCATGCAAAACTGACCCAACAATAAATATTTTACATTTGGTAGCATTCAATGTTTATTATCT from Cryptomeria japonica chromosome 3, Sugi_1.0, whole genome shotgun sequence harbors:
- the LOC131047343 gene encoding glyoxylase I 4, with the protein product MEFQKDEYHPLPLLSLNHISLVCKSLPLSLQFYEKVMGFECVQRPVPNFKDAWLYNYGFGIHLLQSEGWDTDLFEKHEINPKDNHISFQCSDINLIEKRLRDMGIDYVKQVVEEEGLCIDQLFFHDPDGYMMGICNCENFPIVPSDEASAVPQLCPLKSADLTKTIFPLFCHGEDIEASERNGQFSEQAQEKKEMLPLDIMGVFI